Proteins from a genomic interval of Sulfurimonas sp. HSL3-2:
- a CDS encoding putative quinol monooxygenase has product MTITKRVTFIAKPDGIEKMKELLSAMVVPSKAEDGCLFYEIFQYENKPEKFMAVETWRDEAALDGHKASAHYKIYKSSYEPYCLDKYTDELEVLG; this is encoded by the coding sequence ATGACAATTACAAAACGCGTGACATTTATTGCAAAGCCGGACGGCATTGAGAAGATGAAAGAACTTTTAAGTGCGATGGTCGTACCTTCAAAAGCGGAAGACGGATGTCTTTTTTATGAGATATTTCAGTATGAGAACAAGCCTGAGAAGTTTATGGCAGTCGAGACTTGGAGAGACGAAGCAGCACTTGACGGGCACAAAGCATCAGCGCACTACAAGATCTACAAATCAAGTTATGAGCCGTACTGCCTTGACAAATACACTGACGAACTAGAAGTACTGGGTTAA
- a CDS encoding class II aldolase/adducin family protein — protein sequence MKNLWSDEESKSFTSDLELRVYTSNLLGRSDELVLHGGGNTSVKTEVEGEDILYVKGSGWDLVSIKAEGFAPVKLDTLLEMAKLKTLSDTDMVSGQKAAMIDKTAPNPSVEAILHAIIPFKFVDHTHADAVVTISNSATGVENIKALFPNFLIIPYVMPGFVLAQTIYKKSKNLDWSKCEGIILHNHGIFTFDDDAKRSYTKMIDAVTRAEEFLNENAQVSLKTSASKKKVDLKKLQHMISKHKGYEVVLHVDTSDLAYTYATQDDLAHAACRGVLTPEHIIRTKRTPLVLEDNSFEAAIKKYEEDYIEYFNDFVNGEICLNPAPNYAVIKDFGVVSFGKNEKEAAIIGDIIEHTMLAVLRADMLEGYKSINLSDSFAMEYWELEQAKLRK from the coding sequence TTGAAAAATCTATGGTCTGATGAGGAATCAAAATCCTTTACAAGCGATTTAGAATTAAGGGTCTATACCTCAAATCTTTTAGGCAGAAGTGACGAGCTTGTCCTTCACGGCGGCGGAAACACATCGGTAAAAACAGAGGTAGAGGGCGAAGATATCCTTTATGTAAAGGGGAGCGGCTGGGATCTGGTCAGCATCAAAGCAGAGGGTTTCGCACCCGTGAAACTTGACACTCTCTTAGAGATGGCGAAGCTGAAAACTCTAAGCGACACCGATATGGTAAGCGGACAAAAAGCTGCGATGATAGATAAAACTGCTCCAAACCCATCGGTCGAGGCGATCCTACATGCCATCATCCCTTTTAAGTTTGTAGACCATACGCATGCAGATGCAGTCGTGACAATATCAAACTCGGCAACGGGCGTAGAGAACATCAAAGCGCTGTTTCCAAACTTTTTGATCATCCCGTACGTGATGCCCGGCTTTGTCTTGGCTCAGACTATCTATAAAAAAAGTAAAAATCTGGACTGGTCAAAATGCGAGGGGATCATTCTTCACAACCACGGTATCTTTACCTTTGACGATGATGCAAAAAGATCATACACGAAGATGATAGATGCTGTCACAAGAGCTGAAGAGTTTTTAAATGAGAATGCACAAGTGAGTCTGAAAACTTCTGCTTCTAAGAAAAAAGTCGATCTCAAAAAACTGCAACACATGATCTCAAAACATAAGGGCTATGAGGTGGTCTTACATGTAGACACATCAGACCTGGCATATACCTATGCGACTCAGGATGATCTGGCACATGCCGCATGCAGAGGTGTTTTGACTCCTGAACACATCATCAGGACAAAAAGGACTCCTTTAGTCTTGGAAGATAACAGTTTTGAAGCAGCGATCAAAAAGTATGAAGAAGATTATATTGAGTATTTTAACGATTTTGTAAACGGCGAGATCTGTCTCAATCCTGCTCCTAACTATGCCGTCATCAAAGATTTCGGAGTTGTTAGTTTCGGCAAAAATGAAAAAGAGGCCGCTATTATCGGTGATATCATAGAGCATACGATGCTTGCGGTTCTTCGCGCGGATATGCTTGAAGGGTACAAAAGCATTAACCTCTCAGACAGCTTCGCCATGGAGTACTGGGAACTCGAACAAGCAAAACTAAGGAAGTAA